The following are from one region of the Paenibacillus sp. KS-LC4 genome:
- a CDS encoding iron ABC transporter permease, with product MNKTERSRRRKWSIIIAPLILLLVTYFGLVYGSVPITLKEIGQVLTSDADPRYETIIMNLRMPRVIIGLLVGACLAASGALLQGVMRNPLADPGIIGVSAGGGLAAVITMVVLPQLGYMLPIAAFLGASFTCLLIYLSAWDKGTSPIKIVLAGVAINALLGAVTNGLMVVYSDRVQSVLPWLAGGLNGRSWSHLSFMAPYAIVGLLLCFLAIKPANVLLLGDDSAQLLGQKVQIQRFLLIILAALLAGAAVSVAGLIGFVGLVVPHAVRLIIGDDYRFLLPLSIVGGAALVVLADTFARTWFDPIELPVGILLACLGAPFFLYLLRKKGAIR from the coding sequence ATGAATAAAACAGAGCGAAGCCGCCGGCGCAAATGGTCGATCATCATTGCGCCTCTTATTTTGCTGCTCGTTACTTATTTCGGTCTCGTTTACGGCTCTGTCCCGATTACGTTAAAAGAGATTGGCCAGGTACTCACCTCCGATGCCGATCCCCGTTACGAAACCATTATTATGAATTTAAGAATGCCCCGTGTCATTATAGGCCTGCTGGTAGGCGCTTGCTTAGCTGCTTCAGGTGCTCTATTACAAGGTGTCATGCGCAATCCTCTGGCCGATCCCGGCATTATCGGGGTTTCGGCTGGCGGCGGTCTTGCCGCTGTCATCACAATGGTTGTCCTTCCGCAGCTTGGCTATATGCTGCCAATAGCAGCCTTTTTAGGCGCGAGCTTTACTTGCCTGCTGATCTATTTGAGCGCATGGGACAAAGGAACCTCGCCTATCAAAATCGTGCTAGCAGGCGTAGCCATTAATGCACTGCTCGGAGCTGTAACAAATGGACTTATGGTCGTCTACAGCGACCGTGTACAATCGGTTCTCCCTTGGCTTGCAGGTGGGCTAAACGGAAGAAGCTGGAGCCATCTCTCCTTCATGGCACCTTATGCCATAGTCGGCCTGCTGCTCTGCTTCCTTGCCATTAAGCCTGCCAATGTGCTGCTGCTTGGCGATGACTCCGCTCAACTGCTTGGACAAAAGGTTCAAATCCAGCGCTTTCTGCTCATCATTTTGGCTGCACTATTAGCCGGTGCTGCCGTCAGCGTAGCTGGATTAATCGGTTTTGTGGGGCTCGTCGTCCCACATGCCGTTCGTTTAATTATCGGAGACGACTACCGCTTTCTCCTTCCGCTTTCTATCGTCGGTGGAGCAGCATTGGTCGTTTTAGCAGATACATTCGCACGTACCTGGTTTGATCCGATTGAGCTTCCTGTAGGCATTCTTCTCGCCTGCCTAGGGGCACCATTCTTTCTCTACTTATTACGCAAAAAGGGGGCAATTCGATGA
- a CDS encoding ABC transporter ATP-binding protein — MEIKQVTFSYDNKTDQLKNISGQIEAGKITTIIGPNGCGKSTLLGVLSQNYAPAHGEVLLDGKSLARMKPKELAKKLAVVHQQNEAPYDLTVERLVSYGRLPHRSFLGQPNEADERAIEEALDATNLQQKRSQRLNQLSGGEKQRVWIAMALAQKTPILFLDEPTTFLDMYYQIEILELVRTLNREHGMTIVMVLHDINQAIRYSDRIVVMKAGEIVASGSPEAVITKEIVKETYQVDVRLMQESDTGLYVVPIGI; from the coding sequence ATGGAAATTAAACAGGTGACATTTTCTTATGATAACAAGACAGATCAGCTCAAAAACATTAGTGGACAAATAGAGGCTGGTAAAATAACGACGATTATTGGCCCGAATGGCTGCGGCAAGTCGACGCTGCTCGGTGTTTTATCGCAAAACTATGCGCCTGCTCACGGGGAGGTGCTGCTCGATGGCAAATCGCTAGCTCGAATGAAGCCCAAGGAGCTTGCCAAAAAGCTTGCAGTCGTGCATCAGCAAAATGAAGCGCCGTATGATTTAACGGTAGAGCGGCTGGTAAGCTATGGACGGCTTCCGCATCGCAGCTTCCTAGGGCAGCCGAATGAGGCTGACGAGCGGGCGATAGAAGAAGCGCTTGATGCGACCAATCTCCAGCAGAAGCGCAGTCAGCGGCTCAATCAGCTTTCGGGCGGCGAGAAGCAGCGGGTATGGATTGCAATGGCACTGGCGCAAAAAACACCGATTTTGTTTCTGGATGAGCCGACCACCTTCCTTGATATGTATTACCAGATTGAAATATTGGAGCTGGTGCGGACATTAAATCGGGAGCATGGCATGACCATCGTCATGGTATTGCATGATATTAACCAAGCAATTCGCTACAGCGACCGAATTGTCGTAATGAAAGCGGGCGAAATTGTTGCGAGCGGTTCGCCAGAGGCGGTTATTACAAAGGAAATCGTAAAAGAAACATATCAGGTGGATGTACGGCTTATGCAAGAAAGCGATACGGGGCTGTATGTCGTTCCAATCGGTATTTGA
- the isdC gene encoding heme uptake protein IsdC, which yields MILLAAPAAYAQSMVDGTYTIDYVIKKAEDESASMANDYWEKPAKAIVENGKITVQLQINHSAWVTEFKVPGGGGYVNTKVISSSKANDTRVVQFSVDDLSQAMLSKIHVTVPDIDYDHDYTIRFVFDSSSLKLVSKAETPAITEATPKPAASAETKPTATPTPKVSASPKATKAPAKDINAGAAATAAPKASAQATSPAAEEKGTADSRVVESAAPLSTESKEAAASASPEAVTTPKALTDATAPAKEAMASPEEVEKAVLEAETDEAVEAASAAEGEVTAEDAGSANTADTVSVEAAAEVEPLQERSNHWATPLAVIGIVILAGAAMYVYRKNKTKTKNE from the coding sequence ATGATTCTTCTTGCAGCACCGGCAGCTTATGCGCAGAGCATGGTAGACGGTACATATACGATTGATTACGTCATCAAGAAGGCTGAAGATGAATCTGCATCTATGGCAAATGATTATTGGGAAAAGCCTGCGAAGGCTATCGTTGAAAACGGGAAAATAACAGTGCAGCTGCAAATTAATCATAGTGCTTGGGTAACAGAGTTTAAAGTTCCTGGCGGTGGAGGTTACGTGAACACGAAGGTAATCAGCAGCAGTAAGGCTAATGATACGCGGGTTGTGCAGTTCAGCGTTGACGATTTGTCCCAAGCGATGCTGTCTAAAATTCATGTCACAGTTCCAGATATTGATTATGATCATGACTACACTATACGTTTTGTGTTTGATTCGAGCAGCCTGAAGCTTGTAAGCAAGGCAGAAACTCCAGCGATAACGGAGGCAACTCCCAAACCTGCAGCATCTGCGGAAACAAAGCCAACTGCTACACCGACTCCTAAGGTGTCTGCTTCCCCGAAAGCGACGAAGGCACCTGCTAAGGATATAAATGCCGGGGCAGCAGCTACAGCAGCACCAAAGGCTTCTGCTCAAGCAACGTCACCTGCTGCCGAAGAAAAAGGTACAGCTGACAGCCGTGTAGTGGAAAGCGCTGCCCCATTATCGACAGAATCTAAGGAAGCAGCAGCAAGTGCTTCTCCTGAAGCTGTAACGACTCCAAAAGCGTTAACTGATGCAACTGCTCCTGCAAAGGAGGCAATGGCTTCACCAGAGGAAGTGGAGAAGGCAGTATTAGAAGCAGAAACAGACGAAGCTGTTGAAGCTGCCAGTGCCGCCGAGGGCGAAGTGACGGCTGAGGATGCAGGCAGTGCTAATACAGCGGATACCGTTTCTGTAGAAGCTGCGGCAGAGGTAGAACCGCTTCAAGAGCGCTCCAATCATTGGGCGACGCCACTTGCGGTTATTGGTATCGTTATTTTAGCAGGAGCTGCTATGTATGTGTATCGTAAAAACAAAACCAAAACCAAAAACGAATAA
- a CDS encoding NEAT domain-containing protein produces MIKSFKKMMPLMLLVMAVALVVQVGSAFAATSLNFTVLKPDGTVSYADAYANSPASLASDNKTVTLSFSGGSYINSLSISNDGGSSYTVVNATTLANGDKEFTFVVNNLNVDTVAKIHVTVPPFPGYPNGYNTVHDIKFGWDL; encoded by the coding sequence ATGATTAAATCGTTCAAAAAAATGATGCCTTTGATGCTGTTGGTTATGGCTGTTGCTTTGGTTGTTCAAGTAGGCTCCGCATTTGCAGCAACTTCGCTGAACTTCACTGTTTTGAAGCCAGACGGTACCGTTTCTTATGCTGACGCATACGCAAACAGTCCAGCAAGCCTTGCATCGGATAATAAAACCGTTACTTTGTCCTTCTCCGGCGGCAGCTACATCAACTCGCTGAGCATTTCCAATGATGGCGGTTCTTCTTACACGGTTGTTAATGCAACTACTCTTGCAAACGGTGATAAAGAATTTACTTTCGTAGTAAATAATTTGAATGTTGATACTGTTGCTAAAATCCACGTTACAGTGCCGCCATTCCCAGGCTACCCAAATGGCTATAACACGGTTCACGACATCAAATTCGGTTGGGATCTGTAA
- a CDS encoding iron ABC transporter permease yields the protein MIKKVGSFVVVIALLVAAIIYSAMTGSIKVGILDLVQGLFSGTNDQVEVIKDLRFPRILVSLLTGAALAVSGVLLQAVMKNPLADAGVIGISSGAGLVSLTVVTIFPGLFFWMPLFSFFGGALACYLVYALSWKSGLSPLRLILVGIAINATFTGLGQSFNYRGSYAVTSVNQAISSILTMKTWTDVQIIGVYGLIGLLLSLLLSSWCNMLGLQDKTAKNLGLRVTRARLLISVVAVLLASVATAIGGLIAFVGLLVPHIARTLVGSDHKVLIPFSALGGALLILAADTLGRTVLAPTEIPASIIMTIIGGPFLIFMLRRSERVDGN from the coding sequence ATGATTAAGAAGGTTGGTAGTTTTGTTGTGGTTATCGCTTTGCTGGTGGCTGCTATTATTTATTCTGCTATGACGGGGAGTATTAAGGTAGGTATTTTGGATTTGGTGCAGGGGTTATTCTCAGGAACGAATGATCAGGTTGAGGTTATAAAAGATTTGCGCTTCCCGCGTATCCTCGTCTCCCTGCTTACAGGAGCTGCGCTTGCCGTTTCCGGCGTGCTGCTTCAGGCGGTGATGAAAAATCCGCTCGCTGATGCTGGCGTCATTGGGATATCCTCGGGTGCAGGGCTAGTATCGCTGACCGTTGTAACGATTTTTCCAGGGCTGTTTTTCTGGATGCCGCTGTTTTCCTTTTTTGGCGGTGCGCTCGCCTGTTATCTCGTCTATGCGCTGTCTTGGAAGTCGGGACTAAGCCCGTTGAGGCTTATTCTCGTTGGTATTGCGATTAACGCAACGTTCACAGGACTAGGCCAATCGTTTAATTATCGCGGAAGCTATGCGGTTACGAGCGTCAATCAGGCGATTTCATCTATACTCACCATGAAGACATGGACGGATGTGCAAATTATTGGGGTATATGGTCTCATTGGCCTGCTGCTGTCCTTGCTCCTAAGCTCATGGTGCAACATGCTTGGCTTGCAGGATAAAACAGCGAAAAATCTCGGTCTGCGAGTGACGCGTGCGCGTCTGCTGATCTCGGTCGTAGCGGTGCTGCTTGCCTCGGTAGCAACGGCCATTGGCGGCTTAATTGCTTTCGTCGGCCTGCTCGTTCCGCATATTGCGCGTACGTTGGTTGGCTCCGATCATAAGGTGTTGATTCCGTTTTCTGCACTCGGAGGTGCCTTGCTGATTTTGGCAGCGGATACGCTCGGACGGACGGTGCTGGCACCGACGGAAATTCCGGCCTCCATCATTATGACGATTATCGGCGGGCCATTCCTCATCTTTATGCTTAGAAGGAGTGAGCGCGTAGATGGAAATTAA
- the isdE gene encoding heme ABC transporter substrate-binding protein IsdE translates to MLLLAACSAAGADPAAQQAGASQASQTEQAEQVEDRAEPASSPEAQQRVVSTTVAITQMLDALEVELVGVPTSSKTLPARYDQVTRIGNPMSPDMELVKSLKPTEILSVTTLEYDLKPVFEAAGMQADFLNLTSVESMNHALQKLGETYGKQAQAQAIIDRFEQKVTEIHTATADKNKPSVLILLGVPGSYLVATEHSYIGDLVRLAGGVNIVKGENVEFLASNTEYLQQSNPDVILRAAHGMPEEVVKMFDKEFQKNDIWKHFSAVQNGRVYDLEEALFGTTGNLYAVDAIDTLMGMLYP, encoded by the coding sequence ATGCTTCTGCTAGCCGCCTGCTCTGCGGCAGGAGCAGACCCTGCTGCCCAGCAGGCAGGAGCTAGCCAAGCGTCGCAAACCGAGCAAGCGGAGCAGGTGGAAGACAGGGCTGAGCCAGCATCCTCTCCTGAAGCACAGCAGCGGGTTGTATCGACGACCGTGGCGATTACGCAAATGCTGGATGCGCTTGAGGTGGAGCTTGTCGGTGTGCCGACCAGCTCGAAGACGCTGCCTGCCCGCTATGATCAAGTGACAAGGATAGGCAATCCGATGAGCCCGGATATGGAGCTCGTGAAATCGCTTAAGCCGACGGAAATATTGTCGGTGACGACGCTGGAGTATGACCTGAAGCCGGTATTTGAAGCGGCGGGAATGCAGGCTGATTTTCTCAACCTTACGAGTGTGGAAAGTATGAATCATGCTCTCCAAAAGCTAGGTGAGACTTACGGAAAGCAAGCTCAAGCACAAGCTATAATCGACAGGTTCGAGCAGAAGGTTACGGAGATTCATACGGCTACTGCTGACAAGAATAAGCCAAGCGTATTGATTTTGCTAGGGGTGCCTGGCAGTTATCTGGTCGCGACGGAGCATTCATACATTGGTGATTTGGTAAGGCTTGCCGGCGGCGTCAATATTGTAAAGGGTGAAAATGTAGAGTTCCTGGCCTCCAATACGGAATATTTGCAGCAGTCGAATCCGGATGTCATATTGCGTGCTGCCCATGGCATGCCGGAGGAGGTTGTGAAAATGTTTGATAAGGAGTTTCAGAAGAACGACATTTGGAAGCATTTTAGCGCCGTGCAAAATGGTCGTGTCTATGACTTGGAGGAAGCCTTATTCGGAACGACTGGCAATCTGTATGCTGTAGATGCTATTGATACTTTGATGGGCATGCTCTATCCATAG
- a CDS encoding Gfo/Idh/MocA family oxidoreductase, translating into MIRFGLIGTNKITDSFIEAASGLEDFALAAVYSRTSERAAQFASKHKVPHTFTDLEEMAKSDQVDAVYIASPTSLHAQHAITCMKHGKHVLCEKPIASNAREMREMIAAAKDNNVLLMEAMKSTFVPNFAVIREHLPKLGAIRAYFASYCQYSSRYDAYKEGNVMNAFKPEFSNGSLMDIGIYTVYPLVSLFGKPNKVKASAVMLESGVDGKGSLLLQYEGMDAAVLHSKISNSQLPAEIQGEAGNMIIENISYPNQVRIEYRNGEVEELTVPQEENVMVYEADAFIRLIQSGQHESDINSLANSLAVLEVLDEARSQIGLVFPADRL; encoded by the coding sequence ATGATACGTTTTGGCCTAATTGGCACTAACAAAATAACCGATTCTTTTATCGAAGCGGCAAGCGGGCTGGAGGATTTTGCTTTAGCGGCCGTGTATTCGCGAACGTCCGAGCGGGCGGCACAATTTGCGAGCAAGCATAAGGTTCCGCATACGTTCACGGATTTAGAGGAAATGGCCAAGAGTGATCAGGTGGATGCTGTATATATTGCAAGTCCCACCTCGCTCCATGCACAGCATGCGATTACGTGCATGAAGCATGGCAAGCATGTGCTTTGCGAGAAGCCAATTGCTTCAAACGCCCGAGAAATGCGGGAAATGATCGCAGCGGCGAAAGACAATAATGTGCTGCTTATGGAGGCAATGAAATCGACGTTCGTGCCGAATTTTGCAGTTATTCGCGAGCACCTGCCTAAGCTGGGGGCAATCCGGGCTTATTTTGCATCGTATTGTCAATATTCGTCGCGTTATGATGCGTACAAGGAAGGCAATGTCATGAACGCGTTCAAGCCGGAGTTTTCAAATGGCTCGCTGATGGACATCGGCATTTATACCGTCTACCCGTTGGTCTCGTTGTTCGGCAAGCCGAATAAGGTAAAAGCAAGCGCCGTTATGCTAGAGTCGGGTGTGGATGGCAAGGGCAGTTTGCTGCTGCAATATGAGGGTATGGATGCTGCCGTGCTGCATTCCAAAATATCAAATTCTCAGCTTCCAGCAGAAATTCAAGGCGAAGCGGGCAATATGATTATTGAAAATATTAGCTACCCGAATCAGGTACGCATCGAGTACCGCAATGGTGAAGTGGAGGAGCTGACGGTGCCGCAGGAGGAAAATGTGATGGTATATGAGGCTGATGCTTTTATTCGGCTCATTCAAAGCGGCCAGCATGAATCGGATATTAATTCGCTTGCGAACTCGCTTGCTGTACTTGAGGTGCTGGATGAGGCGCGCAGCCAGATCGGGCTTGTTTTTCCAGCAGATCGGCTATAA
- a CDS encoding NEAT domain-containing protein, protein MKKQYTKVVALLLAFVLMLQVASIGPIAQAATTTVPDGEYPISFRYLKDNTNETSVLEQMVVVQNTGKLIVKDGKAQFENEFYKYTAFKHFSSRMDGQEKATINGQTITGLDGYAPVTPILLGDGTNPDSAKARIDIADLSKRQDILVHVVIPAASYDNWYNLQLDLDTTTLPTGPVDGGGDNGSGSEAVTLEKLNELFTVTRSVYESTYEGTGDGFYPAGSKTKLYNAIQLADGIASSAGGNIELIKAAYAILNEAKKEYEAGRISVSKIALFQAITDAGAFAATVKNTGTADNGSGTSIISDGEYPYNYELRMQNAIHTANGWAFNKDATQKQVNDAMLALQTEEAFVKGQRYNAHVLDLIVLNSLASDAEISEFAGDFASQITLLQGMVKHTVANIPFKAAVDESALKASSPSRNGGFSTAISPSFYKVNSLSDADQTIYQVAVRNDNALDSTFQGLSYLQYESNSVTKSVYLSFNSEQFKTLKATIAAAQELHDQAVVGTATGQYDSNTKAALLTAIEAATAKAEQLSAARPQLISANTTLEQAVTAFKASANRQINYAALHATNQAFSSMDSYFLKPANVTSVDGSTFVSFTIKDSSIVTAFKVKENGVLVDSMIVSTDTLANTRVVKFKVSDLTALLDAQVHISMPTVIDPRSGQPYEADHNIRLSFGTGDATALKASITAAQKLHDEAAEGTVMDKYPAEAKAKLQTAINAAKAITTNPLATETQVKDGSAALEQAVYSFKAAKVLSNGTYSMVLKSSDEGIFEHLEASGVLTFNGGSHVISFTPRAGVTIKKLKNNATEAEIFPTVSTDGASNAASLTNAVFLAAIVAGTPVKFTVPNLTDTYSIVLGVSGVATDVEYAVQFADITKTADAPVVELPNTTVPGQLANGNYFLQYQIRKYGTENESVMQGYVVSPGLLKVSGSAKTFYMTLTKDKEITGLKFNGNHVSVESRDTVNNTRVVYFNVPDLNSTINGWVKIDWPEVNYHHEYDIQIKFDPTTLVSTSGSVAPGVGDVEVVEEKPAAGKDELNEPVVTDFKDIQGHWAQASIEKALELGIVKGYSDGKFRPNGVVTRAEFAVLISRALKLTDGSTSAAFNDSKLIPAWAKPHIDRAAKAGLISGYANGTFLPSKEINRSELTSIIVRAAKLDIDESNELSFADTASIPDWAKNDIAAAAKAGYVQGKGDNKFEPLAHATRAEALTLIMKLLETK, encoded by the coding sequence GTGAAAAAGCAATATACAAAAGTGGTAGCATTGCTTCTGGCATTCGTGTTAATGCTGCAAGTAGCAAGCATTGGTCCAATTGCTCAAGCGGCGACTACAACGGTGCCGGATGGCGAATATCCAATCAGCTTTCGTTATTTGAAAGATAATACGAATGAAACTTCAGTTCTGGAGCAGATGGTTGTTGTTCAGAACACAGGTAAACTAATCGTTAAAGACGGCAAGGCTCAATTTGAAAATGAATTTTATAAATATACAGCATTTAAACATTTTTCTTCCCGAATGGATGGTCAAGAAAAGGCAACGATTAATGGTCAAACGATTACAGGTCTAGATGGGTATGCCCCGGTAACGCCGATCTTGCTTGGTGATGGAACGAACCCAGATTCTGCTAAGGCAAGAATCGATATAGCTGATTTGAGCAAGCGTCAGGATATTTTGGTACATGTCGTTATACCGGCTGCAAGTTATGACAACTGGTATAACCTACAGCTCGATTTGGACACAACAACGCTTCCTACTGGTCCAGTAGATGGCGGCGGTGACAATGGCAGCGGCAGTGAAGCGGTAACACTTGAGAAGCTGAATGAGCTTTTCACAGTTACAAGATCCGTTTATGAAAGCACTTATGAAGGTACAGGAGATGGCTTCTACCCTGCTGGCTCCAAAACAAAGCTTTATAATGCGATTCAATTGGCGGACGGCATCGCTTCATCGGCAGGTGGCAATATTGAATTGATTAAAGCGGCCTACGCCATTCTCAATGAGGCTAAAAAAGAATATGAGGCTGGACGAATTAGCGTCAGCAAAATTGCTTTGTTCCAAGCTATAACAGATGCAGGGGCATTTGCTGCTACTGTTAAAAATACGGGGACGGCAGATAACGGAAGTGGAACGAGCATTATAAGCGATGGAGAGTATCCATATAATTATGAGCTTCGTATGCAAAACGCCATTCATACGGCAAATGGCTGGGCTTTTAACAAGGATGCCACCCAAAAACAAGTCAATGATGCCATGCTTGCTTTGCAAACGGAGGAGGCATTCGTAAAAGGCCAACGCTACAATGCGCACGTTCTCGATCTTATTGTTCTGAACTCACTTGCAAGCGATGCTGAAATTTCGGAGTTTGCAGGAGATTTCGCTTCGCAAATCACATTGCTGCAAGGTATGGTCAAACATACAGTTGCCAATATTCCGTTTAAAGCAGCGGTTGACGAGTCTGCTTTGAAAGCTTCTTCCCCGTCGAGAAACGGCGGATTTTCGACTGCCATCTCGCCATCATTTTATAAAGTGAACAGCCTGTCTGATGCAGACCAAACGATCTATCAGGTTGCAGTGAGAAATGATAATGCATTAGATAGCACATTCCAAGGGCTATCTTACCTGCAATATGAAAGCAATTCAGTAACTAAATCCGTATATTTGAGCTTTAACTCCGAACAGTTCAAGACGTTAAAGGCTACTATTGCTGCTGCTCAAGAGCTGCATGATCAAGCGGTAGTAGGTACAGCAACTGGTCAATACGATAGCAATACAAAAGCAGCGCTTCTTACTGCTATTGAAGCTGCTACAGCGAAAGCTGAGCAATTGTCGGCTGCAAGACCGCAATTAATCAGCGCCAACACAACACTGGAGCAAGCAGTGACGGCATTTAAAGCATCAGCAAACCGTCAAATTAATTATGCAGCTTTACATGCAACTAATCAGGCATTCTCCAGCATGGACAGCTACTTCCTGAAACCTGCAAATGTAACTTCAGTTGACGGCTCCACATTTGTCAGCTTTACAATCAAAGACAGCAGTATCGTTACGGCCTTCAAAGTGAAGGAAAACGGCGTACTAGTTGACTCTATGATTGTAAGCACAGATACATTGGCTAATACAAGAGTAGTTAAGTTCAAAGTGAGTGATTTGACAGCGCTGCTGGACGCTCAGGTTCATATTTCCATGCCGACTGTCATTGATCCGAGATCAGGACAGCCTTATGAGGCGGATCATAACATTCGCTTGAGCTTTGGTACAGGTGATGCTACAGCTTTGAAAGCAAGCATAACGGCCGCTCAAAAATTGCACGATGAAGCAGCCGAGGGAACAGTAATGGATAAATATCCTGCTGAGGCTAAAGCGAAGCTGCAAACGGCAATTAATGCTGCGAAAGCTATTACAACTAACCCGCTAGCGACAGAAACACAAGTAAAAGACGGCAGCGCTGCTCTGGAACAAGCAGTTTATTCATTTAAGGCTGCAAAGGTTTTGAGCAATGGTACTTACAGCATGGTGTTGAAATCATCTGATGAAGGTATTTTTGAGCATTTGGAAGCATCGGGCGTATTGACGTTCAATGGTGGAAGCCATGTTATTAGCTTTACTCCTAGAGCGGGAGTAACGATTAAGAAGCTGAAAAATAATGCAACGGAAGCAGAAATTTTTCCTACAGTCTCGACTGACGGAGCAAGCAATGCTGCTTCGCTGACTAACGCTGTATTTTTGGCGGCGATTGTAGCAGGTACGCCTGTTAAATTCACTGTACCAAATCTGACTGATACGTATTCAATCGTGCTTGGAGTGAGCGGAGTGGCAACGGATGTGGAATATGCGGTTCAGTTCGCCGATATTACGAAAACAGCGGATGCTCCTGTTGTCGAATTGCCAAATACGACGGTTCCAGGTCAACTCGCTAACGGCAACTACTTCCTGCAATATCAAATTAGAAAATACGGTACAGAAAATGAGTCCGTTATGCAAGGCTACGTCGTTTCCCCAGGTCTATTGAAGGTGTCAGGCAGCGCAAAAACATTTTATATGACGCTTACGAAGGACAAGGAGATTACAGGGCTCAAATTCAACGGTAATCATGTAAGCGTAGAGAGCAGAGATACGGTAAATAACACGAGGGTCGTTTACTTCAATGTCCCTGACCTTAATAGTACGATCAACGGCTGGGTTAAAATTGATTGGCCGGAAGTGAACTATCACCACGAATATGATATTCAAATTAAGTTCGACCCTACAACACTAGTCTCAACATCCGGTTCTGTAGCACCTGGTGTAGGCGATGTGGAGGTCGTTGAAGAAAAGCCAGCAGCTGGCAAAGATGAACTTAATGAGCCTGTTGTAACGGACTTCAAGGATATTCAAGGACACTGGGCCCAAGCATCCATTGAAAAAGCGCTTGAGCTTGGTATCGTCAAAGGTTATTCCGATGGTAAATTCCGTCCGAATGGCGTTGTAACTCGCGCCGAGTTCGCTGTTCTGATCAGCCGGGCGTTGAAGCTTACGGATGGCTCGACAAGTGCGGCCTTCAATGACAGCAAGCTGATTCCAGCATGGGCGAAGCCGCATATTGACCGAGCTGCGAAAGCGGGCTTGATTTCTGGCTATGCGAACGGAACGTTCCTTCCGAGTAAAGAAATTAACCGTTCGGAGCTGACATCCATTATCGTAAGGGCAGCTAAGCTCGACATTGATGAGTCGAATGAGCTGAGCTTTGCAGATACAGCCTCCATTCCGGATTGGGCGAAAAATGACATTGCCGCAGCTGCAAAGGCTGGTTATGTTCAAGGCAAAGGCGACAATAAGTTTGAGCCGCTTGCTCATGCAACAAGAGCAGAAGCATTGACGCTGATCATGAAGCTTCTGGAAACGAAATAA
- a CDS encoding ABC transporter substrate-binding protein — MKILYPAMLALLLLAAAGCSQTVDSNALQGVTSNVEKQNAIAITDFAGRQLTFAAVPSHIVALSNGEADIIYALGGTLVGRPTSSVPLSNEEAEAVQQIGSTHEVDLEKIAFLKADVVLGNNPMNTKDIPTIESIGAKMVLSSAHSIDDIKKQITLLGQLLQKQPRAEELIAEIDDKLSQIAVDASTNKTRALLVYGAPGTFMAALPNSLSGNILEMAGGENIASDYEALQSYPQYAQLNSERIIQSNPQVVMIMTHGNPEQVKDAFLKEMQSNAAWNGLDAVKNNAIEVLPAELFGTNPGTRITDALTLMIEMLDREKKQP; from the coding sequence ATGAAAATTTTATACCCTGCAATGCTGGCTCTGCTTCTCTTAGCTGCAGCAGGTTGCTCGCAAACGGTTGATTCGAATGCTCTACAGGGGGTTACAAGCAATGTTGAAAAACAGAATGCCATAGCCATAACCGATTTTGCAGGAAGGCAATTAACATTTGCTGCTGTCCCTTCGCATATTGTAGCGTTAAGCAACGGTGAAGCCGATATTATTTATGCCCTTGGGGGAACTCTCGTTGGCCGCCCTACCTCCTCCGTTCCATTGAGCAACGAAGAAGCAGAGGCCGTCCAGCAGATTGGCTCTACTCACGAGGTTGATTTGGAGAAAATCGCCTTTTTGAAAGCGGATGTCGTTCTGGGCAACAATCCTATGAATACAAAGGATATCCCCACTATTGAAAGCATTGGAGCCAAAATGGTACTCTCCTCTGCCCACTCTATAGACGATATTAAAAAGCAAATTACGCTTTTAGGCCAGCTTCTTCAGAAGCAGCCGCGCGCGGAAGAGCTTATTGCCGAAATTGACGATAAGCTTAGCCAAATTGCTGTCGATGCCAGCACGAACAAGACACGAGCTCTCTTAGTGTACGGTGCTCCTGGTACCTTTATGGCTGCACTGCCCAACTCCCTCAGCGGCAATATTTTGGAGATGGCTGGCGGAGAAAATATTGCTTCCGACTATGAAGCACTTCAAAGCTATCCCCAATATGCCCAGCTCAACTCTGAGAGAATTATACAGTCCAATCCGCAAGTTGTCATGATTATGACACATGGCAATCCTGAGCAGGTAAAGGATGCCTTTCTTAAGGAAATGCAAAGCAATGCAGCCTGGAATGGATTAGATGCTGTCAAAAACAATGCTATCGAAGTGCTGCCTGCCGAGCTGTTCGGCACAAACCCGGGAACCCGTATAACGGATGCGCTCACCCTTATGATTGAAATGCTAGATCGAGAGAAGAAGCAGCCATGA